From a single Kitasatospora sp. NBC_00458 genomic region:
- a CDS encoding YlxR family protein codes for MSGRTHVRARPERTCVGCRKRAAKHQLLRVTAVEGVCVPDPRGALPGRGAHLHPEPACLDLAVRRRAFPRAFRLQGALDTERLREYIGERAGDTPEP; via the coding sequence TTGTCTGGCCGGACGCATGTCCGAGCACGCCCGGAACGCACCTGCGTGGGCTGCCGCAAGCGCGCGGCCAAGCACCAGCTGTTGCGTGTCACGGCGGTCGAGGGCGTCTGCGTCCCCGATCCCCGTGGCGCACTGCCGGGCCGGGGCGCACACCTGCACCCCGAACCGGCCTGCCTCGACCTCGCGGTCCGCAGACGGGCGTTCCCCCGGGCCTTCCGGCTCCAGGGCGCGCTCGACACCGAGCGGCTCCGCGAGTACATCGGGGAACGGGCGGGCGACACCCCGGAGCCCTGA